In Thermothelomyces thermophilus ATCC 42464 chromosome 4, complete sequence, a single genomic region encodes these proteins:
- a CDS encoding glycoside hydrolase family 33 protein (CAZy_ID 268051), translating into MRWLQGIALWAALAPLSHANVPDPAKDATPYHEEFVLFRSANMASPDKLSSGVGFHSFRIPAVVRTNTGRILAFAEGRRHNNRDYGDINLVYKRTKTTTSHGASFSDWEPLKEVVGAGAGTWGNPTPVVDGDTIYLFMSWNGAQYSQNGGDTLPDGSKTKKIDSTWEGRRHLYLSKSTDDGATWSEPEDLTETLTPAGRAWDAVGPGIGIRLTTGELVVPAQQRNIIGRGPPGNRTWSVQSLPGAGSEGTIAQTPDGQLYRNDRPGSNSDYRRVARGNLTSFGAFADDTGLPDPGCEGSVLLYNLADDKGPARVVFMNSASKDSRRAMRVRISYDSDAAKFNFGRELGDAPVSGAGYEGGYSSMTKTADYKIGALVESDFYNDKGGEKSYRAIIWRRFNLSWILNGPRN; encoded by the coding sequence ATGCGCTGGCTACAGGGCATCGCCTTGTGGGCGGCGCTCGCCCCCTTGTCGCACGCCAACGTTCCCGATCCGGCCAAGGACGCCACCCCCTACCATGAAGAGTTCGTTCTGTTCCGCAGCGCCAACATGGCCTCACCCGATAAGCTCTCGAGCGGCGTCGGCTTCCACTCGTTCCGCATCCCGGCCGTTGTCCGGACTAACACAGGCCGGATCCTCGCCTTTGCCGAAGGCCGCCGCCACAACAACCGCGACTATGGCGACATCAACCTGGTCTACAAGCGCACCAAGACCACCACCAGCCACGGCGCCTCCTTCAGCGACTGGGAGCCACTGAAGGAagtcgtcggcgccggcgccggaaCGTGGGGTAACCCGACGCCCGTGGTCGACGGCGACACCATCTACCTCTTCATGTCCTGGAACGGCGCCCAGTACAGCCAGAACGGGGGCGACACACTGCCGGACGGCAGCAAGACCAAGAAGATCGATAGCACCTGGGAGGGCCGCCGCCACCTGTACCTCAGCAAGAGCACCGACGACGGCGCGACCTGGTCCGAGCCCGAGGACTTGACCGAGACGCTGACCCCGGCCGGCCGGGCCTGGGACGCCGTCGGGCCGGGCATTGGCATCCGCCTGACCACGGGCGAGCTGGTGGTGCCCGCACAGCAGCGCAACATCATCGGGCGCGGGCCCCCCGGCAACCGCACCTGGTCGGTGCAGTCTCTCCCGGGCGCCGGGTCCGAGGGCACCATCGCGCAGACGCCCGACGGTCAGCTCTACCGCAACGACCGGCCGGGCAGCAACAGCGACTACCGCCGCGTGGCCCGCGGCAACCTCACCAGCTTCGGCGCCTTCGCCGACGACACGGGCCTGCCGGATCCCGGGTGCGAGGGCTCGGTGCTGCTGTACAACTTGGCCGACGACAAGGGCCCGGCGCGGGTCGTCTTCATGAACTCGGCCAGCAAGGACAGCCGCCGGGCGATGCGCGTGCGCATCAGCTACGACAGCGACGCTGCCAAGTTCAACTTTGGGCGCGAGCTCGGCGACGCCCCCGTGTCCGGCGCCGGCTACGAGGGCGGGTACTCGAGCATGACCAAGACGGCCGACTACAAGATCGGTGCCCTGGTCGAGAGCGACTTTTACAACGACAAGGGCGGGGAGAAGTCGTACCGCGCCATCATCTGGAGACGCTTCAACCTGTCGTGGATCCTGAACGGGCCGCGCAATTAG
- a CDS encoding alkaline phosphatase-like protein (Alkaline phosphatase-like protein) yields MHILSTLSLAALSAPLASASFDGNINYLSPSRRHVNLGIDVPAVARRSMKRGAVPYKPSELNFTHGIASGDPYPDSVILWTRVAPSLASDNSNVTVEGTVDLYNHETEKYVKADPNPICVEWKVWEAQEKGSKRPGHGGSGKHIVSQGTAYTTSDIDYTVKVEAKGLKPFTTYNYQFNVCKSDNASPVGRTKTAPRENAKLDEINLAVFSCSNFPNGYFNAYGNAARKDKHDYVVHLGDYIYEGAQGGERAHNPPRIIFSLWDYRTRHGQYRTDPDLQLLSQNYAWMPTWDDHEIANNGYRDGFSALNNTEDSFRKDGPSISVDQRKMNAVRAYFEWMPIRQVDLDDNLRIWRSFKLGRLLDLIILDTRNYDRSITSLGWNDHYIDLIRDDASRSLMGSRQEHWFYNQLAESSRRGAAWRVVGSQVIFSDINNSGDTWSGYTANRNRTLKHLYDNKIGNNVFLAGDSHQNWVSDLAWLGEKPYDSQTGEGAVGVEFAGTAVSSSGQSGPILAAREKARQQVEANELMQWQEGYYRGYFILRIREEAVTAQYFGSPSVATPNAWDLPLANFTIASGKNHLTRPVAGGNVEAGFVRGGTTTGTNLTLNTETGKWDVVGFEKMYIK; encoded by the exons ATGCATATCCTGTCGACTCTGAGCCTCGCAGCTCTGTCGGCGCCTCTGGCGTCTGCCTCATTTGATGGGAACATCAACTACCTCAGCCCTTCCCGGCGCCATGTCAACCTTGGCATCGACGTCCCGGCAGTCGCCCGCCGCAGCATGAAGCGCGGCGCCGTGCCGTATAAGCCATCCGAGTTGAACTTCACTCACGGTATCGCGTCTGGCGACCCCTATCCGGACAGCGTCATTCTCTGGACCCGCGTCGCGCCGTCCCTGGCTTCAGATAACAGCAATGTGACCGTCGAGGGAACCGTTGACCTGTACAATCACGAGACCGAAAAGTACGTCAAGGCGGATCCTAACCCAATTTGCGTCGAATGGAAGGTCTGGGAAGCCCAGGAGAAAGGCTCGAAACGTCCTGGTCACGGCGGATCCGGGAAGCACATTGTTTCGCAGGGTACTGCCTACACCACTAGCGATATTGACTACACTGTCAAG GTCGAGGCCAAGGGCCTGAAGCCATTCACCACCTACAACTACCAATTCAACGTTTGCAAGTCCGATAACGCCAGCCCGGTGGGAAGGACAAAAACGGCTCCAAGGGAGAATGCTAAGCTGGACGAGATCAACCTTGCGGTGTTCTCGTGCAGCAATTTCC CCAATGGCTATTTCAATGCCTACGGCAACGCGGCGCGGAAGGACAAGCACGACTACGTGGTCCACCTAGGTGACTACATATACGAAGGAGCTCAGGGGGGCGAGCGTGCACACAACCCGCCACGCATCATCTTTAGCCTGTGGGACTATAGGACCCGTCACGGACAG TACCGCACTGATCCCGATTTGCAGCTCCTGTCTCAGAACTATGCTTGGATGCCGACGTGGGATGATCATG AAATTGCCAACAACGGTTACAGGGACGGATTCAGCGCGCTGAACAACACCGAAGACTCCTTCCGCAAGGACGGCCCGTCCATCAGCGTCGATCAGCGTAAGATGAACGCCGTGCGGGCCTACTTCGAGTGGATGCCTATCCG CCAAGTCGACCTCGACGACAATCTTCGGATCTGGCGGTCCTTCAAACTGGGCCGGCTGCTGGACCTGATCATCCTTGATACGCGCAACTACGACCGGAGCATCACTAGCCTGGGCTGGAACGACCACTACATCGACCTGATCCGTGACGACGCCTCGCGGTCGCTGATGGGCTCGCGCCAGGAGCACTGGTTCTACAACCAGCTGGCCGAGTCGTCGCGGCGGGGGGCCGCCTGGCGCGTCGTCGGCAGCCAGGTCATCTTCTCGGACATCAACAACAGCGGCGACACGTGGTCGGGGTACACGGCCAACCGCAACCGCACGCTCAAGCACCTGTACGATAACAAGATCGGCAACAACGTCTTCCTCGCCGGCGACAGCCACCAGAACTGGGTCTCGGACCTGGCCTGGCTCGGCGAGAAGCCGTACGACTCCCAGACCGGCGAGGGCGCCGTGGGCGTCGAGTTCGCCGGCACCGCCGTCAGCTCGTCCGGCCAGAGCGGCCCCATCCTGGCCGCGCGCGAGAAGGCCCGCCAGCAGGTCGAGGCCAACGAGCTGATGCAGTGGCAGGAGGGGTACTACCGCGGTTACTTCATCCTCAGGATCCGCGAGGAAGCGGTAACGGCGCAGTATTTTG GCTCGCCCAGCGTGGCCACCCCCAATGCGTGGGATCTCCCGCTGGCCAACTTCACGATCGCTTCGGGAAAGAATCACCTGACGCGTCCAGTGGCCGGTGGCAACGTCGAGGCCGGGTTCGTCCGCGGCGGCACGACGACGGGCACGAACCTGACGCTCAACACGGAGACCGGGAAGTGGGACGTTGTTGGGTTCGAGAAGATGTACATCAAATAA
- a CDS encoding glycoside hydrolase family 3 protein (CAZy_ID 267876) translates to MSTLDGDLDPLWQDLDWAIGQMLIMGWDGTEVTPQIRTLIEQHHLGSVLLTAKNLKSAEQTARLVQELQTIARQAGHPYPLLIALDQENGGVNSLFDEDYICQFPSSMGQAAASSADLAYKIAKATATEVSAVGVNLILGPVLDVLTNARYQPLGVRATGDDPQEVSQYGIAAMNGYKDAGVATCGKHFPSYGNLDFLGSSLDIPIITQTLEELSLSALVPFRNAIATGKLDAMFVGGCGIANPSMNVNHACLSEQVVDDLLRNELGFQGVAISECLEMEGLRNEIGVKTGTVMAVEAGCDLVMLCRAYDVQLEAISGLKLGVENELITKERIYTSLRRIVRMKKSCTSWQKALNPPGISLLSKIHPGHLALSLKAYDDSIAVIRDNEKLLPLTSSMHQEEELLLLTPLVRPLPASSMTKALLEKKQIDPVTLHDKWVHRDRGAIMSGEGVFRELGRSLARARHGKLLHTSYTANGVRPVHENLINRASCIIIVTADANRNLYQAGFTKHVSMMCSLLRANGQKKSLIVVAVSSPYDFAMDKSVGTYICTFDFTETAMAALVRVLCGKIKPRGTLPGTLRKSRKVLKSRQHWLVEPYDRDRDAKGLQDLLQSLARASAPAHQFLQTTSAHSFELFSPNIEEAHFVVRNSSTQALYGFCATYFVQGTGIIGALFVDPAKRNVSIGRSLQRRALRGLTQKRGIKKVQLGMSFPGVFLGIPADDSAGLKQWFTNGGWDLQFPRRLVNMAVSSLNSWIAPEGLLQSIQRAGITFDLIHGLDNADNVLAHVSAHASPEVLELYRFALQETKSCGVVRAKGHAEALLGTVIVCKPGSTLASFIPPLQPSPARPDEPVGGIVSPIVAPSSAQATLVLQGLALMGLRQNKTHKSLKSVLSWVQDDAHEPLLAMGFEVVQVFEEFTNSPDNWQDFS, encoded by the exons ATGAGCACCTTGGATGGCGATTTGGACCCACTATGGCAGGACCTCGACTG GGCCATCGGTCAGATGCTGATTATGGGATGGGATGGGACCGAAGTCACACCCCAGATCCGTACTCTAATCGAGCAGCATCACCTGGGCTCGGTCCTGCTAACGGCAAAGAACCTCAAAT CCGCCGAGCAAACGGCAAGACTCGTCCAGGAGCTCCAGACCATCGCCCGTCAGGCCGGCCATCCCTACCCCCTGCTGATTGCCCTCGACCAGGAGAATGGCGGCGTCAACAGCCTCTTTGACGAGGACTACATCTGCCAGTTCCCCAGCTCCATGGGCCAGGCTGCCGCCAGCAGTGCCGACCTGGCCTACAAGATCGCCAAGGCCACCGCTACCGAAGTCTCGGCCGTCGGTGTCAACCTGATCTTGGGACCAGTGCTGGACGTGCTCACCAATGCGCGCTACCAGCCGCTGGGCGTGCGAGCGACCGGCGACGACCCCCAAGAGGTCTCCCAGTACGGCATCGCCGCTATGAACGGCTACAAGGACGCCGGCGTTGCCACCTGCGGGAAACACTTCCCTTCCTACGGCAACCTGGATTTTCTCGGCTCCAGCTTGGACATCCCCATCATCACCCAGACCCTGGAGGAACTCTCTCTGAGCGCCCTTGTTCCCTTCCGCAACGCCATCGCCACCGGCAAGCTGGACGCCATGTTTGTCGGTGGCTGTGGCATCGCGAACCCGTCCATGAACGTCAACCACGCGTGTCTGTCTGAACAGGTGGTCGACGACCTGCTCAGAAACGAGCTCGGCTTCCAAGGTGTCGCCATCTCGGAGTGTTTGGAGATGGAGGGTCTCAGGAACGAGATTGGCGTCAAAACGGGCACGGTCATGGCAGTCGAGGCCGGGTGCGACTTGGTCATGCTCTGTCGCGCCTACGATGTGCAACTCGAGGCCATTTCCGGCCTGAAACTGGGCGTGGAGAATGAGCTCATCACGAAAGAGCGCATCTACACGTCGCTCAGGCGAATCGTCCGCATGAAGAAGTCGTGCACTTCCTGGCAGAAGGCGTTGAACCCTCCCGGCATCAGCTTGCTGTCCAAGATCCATCCGGGCCACCTCGCACTCTCGCTGAAGGCCTACGACGACTCCATCGCCGTCATACGAGACAACGAAAAGCTGCTCCCCTTGACCTCTTCCATGCACCAGGAAGAggaactgctgctgctcacGCCACTGGTAAGGCCGCTACCGGCTTCCTCCATGACCAAGGCGTTGCTGGAGAAGAAACAAATCGACCCCGTAACACTCCACGACAAATGGGTCCACCGTGATCGGGGAGCCATCATGAGCGGCGAGGGAGTATTTCGCGAGCTCGGAAGATCCCTCGCTCGTGCAAGGCATGGGAAGCTGCTACATACATCTTACACCGCGAACGGTGTCAGGCCAG TACACGAAAACCTCATCAACCGAGCCTCGTGTATCATCATCGTGACGGCGGACGCCAACCGCAACCTGTACCAGGCAGGCTTTACAAAGCACGTCTCCATGATGTGCTCATTGCTGAGGGCAAATGGGCAGAAGAAGTCGCTCATCGTGGTTGCCGTCAGCTCCCCTTACGACTTCGCGATGGACAAGTCGGTCGGGACCTACATCTGCACCTTTGACTTCACCGAGACGGCTATGGCCGCTCTCGTACGGGTCTTATGCGGCAAGATCAAGCCCCGGGGCACACTGCCCGGGACCCTCAGGAAGAGCAGAAAGGTGCTCAAATCCAGGCAGCACTGGCTCGTCGAGCCGTACGACCGCGACCGAGACGCCAAGGGGTTACAGGACCTCCTACAATCCTTGGCCAGAGCGAGCGCGCCTGCCCACCAGTTCCTGCAGACCACGAGCGCGCATTCCTTTGAGCTGTTCAGCCCCAACATCGAGGAAGCCCACTTCGTAGTGCGCAACAGCAGCACTCAGGCGCTCTACGGCTTCTGCGCAACCTACTTTGTCCAAGGGACGGGAATTATCGGCGCTCTCTTTGTCGACCCCGCCAAGCGCAATGTCTCCATCGGCAGGTCCCTCCAACGGCGAGCCCTGCGCGGCTTGACCCAGAAGCGCGGCATCAAGAAGGTACAGCTGGGCATGTCCTTCCCGGGCGTCTTCCTAGGCATCCCCGCGGACGACAGCGCCGGGCTCAAGCAGTGGTTTACCAACGGGGGTTGGGACCTGCAGTTCCCACGGCGCCTCGTCAACATGGCCGTCTCATCTCTCAACAGCTGGATTGCCCCCGAAGGGCTGCTGCAGAGCATCCAGCGCGCCGGCATCACCTTCGACCTCATCCACGGCCTGGACAATGCCGACAACGTGCTGGCCCACGTCAGCGCACACGCAAGCCCGGAGGTGCTGGAGCTGTACCGCTTCGCGCTGCAAGAGACCAAGAGCTGCGGTGTCGTCCGGGCCAAGGGCCACGCCGAGGCGCTGCTTGGCACGGTAATCGTCTGCAAGCCCGGGAGCACCCTGGCCAGCTTCATCCCGCCCCTGCAGCCCTCTCCGGCGCGGCCTGACGAGCCTGTCGGGGGGATCGTGAGCCCGATCgtggcgccgtcgtcggctCAGGCAACCTTGGTGCTGCAGGGTCTCGCCCTGATGGGCCTGCGGCAGAACAAGACGCACAAGTCGCTAAAAAGTGTGCTGAGCTGGGTGCAGGATGACGCGCATGAGCCACTGTTGGCTATGGGATTCGAAGTGGTGCAGGTCTTTGAGGAGTTTACGAATTCGCCGGATAAT TGGCAGGACTTTTCTTGA
- a CDS encoding carbohydrate esterase family 9 protein (CAZy_ID 268052) codes for MPSAIRSGSPRHTGITKLTNCRLVRGDELVWDDIWVSSATGKIIRSQSAFYDELIMPDEVVDLGGRIVSPGFIECQLNGAYGFNFSTMTDDMSQYGKQLRDLNKKLARTGVTSYVPTVTSQTSELYKKVLPYLGPSGSSRRAHDGAESLGAHVEGPFLNPTKNGVHNTSVLRVANSLSDLEDMYGAANITPSASSSSSSASSQDSDSSSTSGPEEEGKVEEKKHGREGTIPIKMITAAPELGAMTSLIPALASRGIVVSIGHSEATYEQASAAVAAGATMITHLFNAMRPLHHRNPGIFGVLGAPEPQRQQQEQQKQPTTPPPSPQWQQQQQQQQEQEQEQQKKQQQPPKRPYFGLIADGIHLHPATVKIAWHAHPAGLVLVTDAMHMVGLPDGRYPWTNGEGEHFIVKKGSVLELEGTGGVIAGSSITLVECVSNFLNYTGATVPEALRAVTATPAAMLGLEVVKGCLEAGADADLVVLSENNDEGGRRELVVDEVWKFGVRIFERGRDC; via the exons ATGCCATCGGCTATCCGCTCGGGGTCACCCCGCCACACCGGCATCACCAAGCTGACCAACTGCCGCCTCGTCCGCGGCGATGAGCTAGTGTGGGACGACATCTGGGTCAGCTCGGCCACGGGCAAGATCATCCGCAGCCAGTCAGCCTTCTACGATGAGCTCATCATGCCTGACGAGGTCGTTGACCTCGGCGGCCGTATCGTGTCGCCCGGGTTCATCGAGTGCCAGCTGAACGGAGCTTACGGCTTCAATTTCTCCACCATGACCGATGACATGTCCCAGTACGGCAAGCAGCTGCGGGACCTCAACAAGAAGTTGGCCCGGACGGGAGTCACCTCCTACGTGCCGACCGTGACGAGCCAGACGAGTGAACTCTACAAGAAG GTCCTCCCATACCTCGGACCGTCAGGCTCCTCTCGCCGAGCCCACGATGGCGCCGAATCCCTGGGTGCCCATGTCGAAGGGCCCTTTCTGAACCCAACCAAGAACGGGGTGCACAACACCTCCGTCCTACGCGTCGCTAACTCGCTTTCCGACCTGGAGGATATGTACGGCGCCGCCAACATCACCccgtccgcctcctcctcctcctcctccgcctcctcgcAAGACTCGGACTCCTCCTCAACCTCGGGgccagaggaggaggggaaagtggaggagaagaagcacGGGCGTGAGGGCACCATCCCCATCAAGATGATCACCGCCGCCCCCGAGCTCGGGGCCATGACGAGCCTCATCCCGGCCCTCGCCTCGCGCGGCATCGTCGTCTCGATCGGCCACTCGGAAGCCACGTACGAGcaggcctcggccgccgtgGCCGCCGGCGCGACCATGATCACCCACCTGTTCAACGCGATGCGGCCGCTCCACCACCGCAACCCGGGCATCTTTGGCGTGCTCGGCGCCCCCGAGCcgcaacgacaacaacaagaacAACAAAAACAACCAACAACCCCGCCACCATCACCGCagtggcagcagcagcagcagcagcagcaggagcaggagcaggagcagcagaagaagcagcagcagccgccaaAGAGGCCCTACTTCGGCCTCATCGCCGACGGCATCCACCTGCACCCGGCCACGGTCAAGATCGCGTGGCACGCCCACCCGGCCGGCCTGGTCCTGGTCACAGACGCGATGCACATGGTCGGCCTGCCGGACGGGCGGTACCCGTGGACCAACGGCGAGGGGGAGCACTTCATCGTCAAGAAGGGCAGCGTGCTGGAGCTCGAGGGCACGGGGGGCGTGATTGCGGGGAG TTCCATCACCCTCGTCGAGTGCGTCTCCAACTTCCTCAACTATACGGGCGCCACGGTCCCCGAGGCTCTGAGGGCCGTGACGGCTACTCCCGCCGCCATGTTGGGTCTGGAGGTGGTCAAAGGATGTCTCGAGGCCGGCGCGGATGCCGACCTTGTGGTCTTGTCGGAGAACAACGACGAAGGCGGGAGGAGAGAACTGGTAGTTGACGAGGTGTGGAAGTTTGGTGTTAGGATTTTTGAGCGCGGCCGTGACTGCTAA